AGCTGCACCAGCTTGTCGTGTCGGAGCTTCTTCATGATCTGAGCCTCCTCCAGGAAGGACTCGGGGGACATGGTGCCGGGCTTCAGAGTCTTGACTGCCACCTTGGTGGTGCCATTCCACGTGCCTGACAATACAAAATAAGGGGGCTGTTCAAGGCTACTGCTCGGACTGGTACTTCAAAaggattttattttcaatgggagttattcaccatttaaaaaatgtgacacATATTCTGACAAAATGGTATGGAAGGACATAAAAGTACACGAAAGTAATGTGTGACTGAAACCTACTGAAATTACCATTAAGATTTACCTTGAGATTGTATTCCCCCAAGTTTAAAAAAGTGTAGAGCAAGTACACAACTTTGTAAGGCAAAGTGTTGTGCAACAGcaggaggataaaaaaaaatacaattaaaatctataaaaataacataataacataGAAATGAAGACTGGCTATGATTCCAGTTTATCCaactttttttaacaacattttacagtcatatgccaaaaaaaatctacatGAGTAGTAATgaaaatagataaatagatgtACATCTAACGTGCTGGACTAGTTTTCTTGACTTAAATGTATCTTTAAGCAAGACTAGGATTTACTTAATCCATGTTTGTGGTACTAACATGTTCAGACACACATGGAGCATTTTACTACGCAATGTGGGACAAATTAAGCTTTACTGAACCCATCTGAACAAAAACAGCACGTGACTGGATTGAGTTTAGATAAGCCATGTCACAGAAACCCAATGAGACAAAAGTAATGTCATAAATAATCATATACACCAAGTTTTAACTGGTCTAAAGACCTATACAGATCATGAATCCAAGCAGAAATCTTGGACAGTTCAAAAATCCTATTCCAGTCCAAATGGACACTGAGATTCAACAGAGATCATAATTCCTGAATGATATCACTGAAAGCAATCACTCCTCCCTGTGGGTAACATTAGCTGGGTGTTAGTTTTAAATGATCCAACACAAGTAGTACGTTTCCCAAAACTGCTTACAGCTGTCCAAATCTTAATTTCTGCCTAAAAAGGATGCCAAAAAGATACACACCCATCCAGACCTCTCCAAACTGGCCGTTGCCGAGGCGTTTGATTAGCTGCAGCGACTCCCGCGGGATCTCCCACACGTCTTTGGTTTTGACGGACAGGTCAGTCAGACGAGGCATGCCTTTGTGGCATGGTATGATCAGTCGGCAGCACAGCCCTGCAGCCCTGGCTGGATCAACCATGCAGTTTGAATTTTAAATGATGTTAATGCAGTAGAAAACCACATGACATTGTAAGTTTAAGGGAGGGAAAGCAGACACAGATACATCATGACAGGAAGCTTTTGTACTTCCCCCATAACTGTATCAGAATCTCACCCGAGTAGTGCTGCACTAGCTGCTGGAGTGTCTCAAACTGGGCCCTGGTGGTGATGTAGTAGCCCCCACTGTCCAGCTTACGAATCTTATAGTGTTTGACGTGGTCTCCCTTGACATCATCCCAGTcctggatggagagagagtagGCCCCTGGAACAGAGACAACACAACGATTAAGAAAGAAACTGATGGATTAAAGTAGACTTACCAGAGCAAAGTCTCTGGTAAGTTTAAATGGGTGTATATGAAGCACATTGTGCAAAAGATTTCGGGCAATGAATATGGAGCAACTGCACAGCTAATGACATGATATAAAACTGAATTTAAGCTGCGATGTTGGTCTAATTTTCCTGTGTTTGTCTATAAATAAACTGCTTCTACTGCTATCTTGCACAGTTAAGTAAAGCTGTCctaaatctttatttattcacaaaCACTTCTGTCTGTTTCCTAAACTTTAAAAGCATTCAACATGTCAGcatgttagttgcagctctgtCAGAGTACCTTTGGTTGTTTCACTCTCACGGATGAGGAAAGTGCCTCTGGCGTTGCCGTTGGAGAGCAGTTGCCTCTCGGCGTCCTTTCGGCCTAATTTACCAAAATAccagctgcagaaaaaaaagaaggaatcaAACTATGGGGGGTAATATTtggtttaaacatttttttaaatattgttgtATCTGTACGTGCCGCTATGCCTCAGTTAACAAAAGGTGATGAGATGAGCTCTCAAATATTTATGATATGCTCTCTGCTGATGCAGCTGCTGTGTGTGCTCATATAAAAAGTTTTACTCACTCCTCAGCTTGGATTGAGTCCACCGGAGCAACGTAATTGCTGGGAATGTAACCAGTTCCACCTGTAGTGAGAGAACGAGCCTCCCACCAGTCGCCCTCGCTGAGGAGAGaaggatagagagagatgggaggATGGAGGCAGGTTGGAATAAACAGATCAACCATTTACACATTATGCAGACAGGCACAAATAAACACTCAGTAGTGGATCAGATTTACTGACTGTCTTGTATCTGAAAGCTGGGTAGAGAGCACATAAAAACAAGATACAAAACAAATTGCTTTTCTAGTGTGTGGTCCCCTGAAGCTTCTCCAACTGAAATCACATGTAGTCATCCCTTATGTTagtcaaaaatgtattgttagttgttttttattgttaaaaaaggGAAGGAAAACGGTTGCTCGGGTTAAGAATGGGATATAGTTTGGTTCAGATGGATGTAAGGGGAAACACACATCAGCATGAATATctttaacacaacacaacagatgCCCATCTAGGAACCTGAAGCTTAAAAGCAGTTTCCACAAATATGCCTCCAACCTGTTTTATCctcttttaaaaatatacaatttACTTTACAATAGCTGCAGAACCATTGCAGTTTATACTTACAAAAAAAGTGCAGAGAATTCCAATTTCAGTTTGACTTAGGATAGGATCAATACCAATGGTCTAAAACATGCACTTCATTCATGAcacaccacatactgtatgtatggtgTAAAAGCAGAGCAATCCTGTTACTATTTCTACATCACAATTCTAACAATGACATGTTATTTCTTACGATGACAACTGTCAGAAAGCtatcattaaaacatgaaaaatctgTCGGGCTTTCCATGCAACATAACCCTCATAAGCCGGGTCAGGTctacaacagagagagaggagagacccGTTTCCTCTGTCTGTGCCTGTGAAACAACATTTCAGTCAAAATGCAGCATTCAGACATTCCtgacagacaaaaaaagaaaaagaaagtgggGAAAACACACCCACCACCCTTCATGCTGTCATGCAGATGTTTCCACACTTACGTGCTGTTGAGGATCTGGAACCTCTCCCCCTTTCTGAAGCTGAGGTCATCCTCGGTCCTGGCTTCGTAATCGTAAAGagccacaaacagagtcacccCTGCAGGGAAACAAAAAGGGACGAGTGGTGGTTAGAGTTAGTAGAGGTGAATTGTATGGATGGAAGTATTATGTTGGGATTTCCACTGTGGTTTTATTGTTGGGTTTGTTCATCTGTCTCACACATGGGCTGCTTGTTATGTAATATCAATAAGAAGCACTGCCCCTCCTCTTTTTAACTTGAATTTATTTTAGTTTCTAAACATGTACATTATATACAAGATACAATTCAGAAAGAGAAATCTTCCAGTCTTATTTTCAAACTAATTCACTTAACGTCCTACAGAACATGCCTAAAAAAGGCTTAATAACATATATTTCATGACTTATATCTGTGACATTGTACATTATTATTTCACATTATTTAGTTGGTGAGTAAGGcattttggggcttttttcccccctcctgTGCATTACATGACATgcttattgttattttttatgcTATTTGTTCGATTTTAAAGCGGCActcatcaatatttttatatcaaCAATGCATAGAGCCTGAAACTTATGTTTTAGCTTTACTCTCACCACTCTTGCAAGCATTGTTTTCAGTTGCAGCAAGCAACTGTTTTCAacgaaaaagctctgataaaccctcTGTACGCTACCTGCTCAACACCAAATTGCAGACAAAcacagttagcgactagctggttaACATACTGGAGCATTTAGCATCTAAAGAGACTGATATCACTCTTCTTTTAGGTAAAAGAAGagcaaatgttaaatgttgtcaTGTGGCCtttatctgctggatgtgtaaattagCAACTGTTAGCTAAGACGTTCACCGTAACAAGTTAATAAGCTAATAAAATGCCAATGGTAAacatcaaacaaaaaaatgtaattattacagacatgcaaataaataaagaacTCCTTGTtttgcagagaaaaaaaaaacagaagtctGACTTTAAGCCTCATCAGACAGAGCATCCTCTAGGAACAGTTAATGCTGCCAAGGTCTAGATTAGGAAGGCCAATCAAATTTATCTGATGTGATTTGGAACGGCCCTGGAGTCCCTGTATCTCTTAATAAGCCTGGAATtgtaaaatgatttcattttctgATTTGATCTGAATCATTCCTGGACAGTCAGAGCTACACTGTTGCAATAAAGCCCTGCGTGTTTCCCAGTCAATGTAGTGGCCTCCGAAACACACCTTACACTGACCAAAACGGCTCACTGTCTTCACAGGATGGGTCGAATGAGGTTTCTGTTCTACTCTGTCCTAGTTGACAGTTGTTTGGAGGATGTGTTGTTTTCCTTCTCTTCAGAATCTCAGATGTGAATGTTGTGTAGTGCTGCCCTCCTTGAGTAATTTCTTATTCATACAAGCTGGTGGTGCTAATTCCACAGATGCATAGTGTTTATCTGTgctagggagaaaaaaaagctctaaGTAGTGAACATCAAAGCAAAACATGCTGTTAATTTATGCATTGCACATCATATGTATCTTTAAAATCCTGAGTGAGAGACCGTAAAGTCCATTTCGCCACTAATCAGCACAATTTCTGATCTTTCTGGTTGTGAAATGTGCTTCACAGAACAACAGCGATAATTTAGGTCAATTTCTGTTAACTCTCAGCCAATGGACATTCATCTTCTGCAGACACATTCATTTATCACAAGCCCACAGTATCAGCACACATATTTACTTGGAATACAGGaggaaaaaagtttaaaaataatctTAGATCTGAAATTCCAACCTTGTTGAACCTTATTTGAGAGTGAAAACTTCCTACTAGTCATGTATGTAATGCTGGTCAGTTAACATCGCAGACATTAGCCTTTGTTATTGAATATTGGAGGAGGGCCAGACAGTGAGTGGTCTTCGGAGAAGTTTACAGCTTTACTACTTAGACTGACATTTTATTTCCCTTTTAATTGCTCTGTTTGAAATTTGACCCCCATTTAATCACAGCAACATATTTCAGAATTACACGGTCACCCTgtcttaaaggaacagttcaacattttgggagtaacgcttatttgctttcttgcagagattCAGAGTAGAAGTTCAATACCCGTCTAATGTGTGTAAGATAAATATGCAGCTACAGCTAGCAAATTAATTTGTATTATAAGTGGAGAGTTTTAGTGTTAAACTACATTGTGGTCTAAACACATTGACAGACTATTTTAAATTGTGGCCATAATGCTAAACACGTATAGGTATAGTTTGACATGGGAAAAAAGTAtcccaaaatatataaaaaaaataaaaaaaaacctgaaccAGCCAAATCTTATAGTTAATAAACTGCTGCCTTACACACAGACTTATTTAAAAGAGTTCCTTCAACCTCACCTGTTCCGCCCCGAGACCGAAGTGTCCCAGACTGCGAGGACGAGTGGACTCCTCCGAACACGGTCACCCCCTGTGTGGCGCCGCTGTGGAAGTTGTTGTAGTTGGGGATAGTGGTGACCCCAAAGCTAGGGTAGTGCTGTGGCGTGGGGTCGGACCCATAGCGGTACCCCGAGTTGTGTGAGAGGCTGGTCTCCCGGTCATCAGTGAGTTTTGCTGCTTCTTTATCCTTACATTGGACACAGCCCATTCTCTACTTTCTGTGggtggagggagaaagagacagagagaaaatgagtACGCGAGTGAAATAATAGCCGTCTCCGTTGGGGAAATTACGATtcaatatttcattatttcagagCTTCCTCTGAGAGTTACAGAGAGCCTTGTGAAAAATATTTCAATTAGGCTGAAATGAAACACGGTACTCTAAACTCCATTACTAATTATAGGAACATAATGTGAAAGAGCTGCAGTGTATGAACAATTTCACTGTTCTGTATGTGTACAAATACAGATGCTTTATGCTGAGGATATCCATCTTAATTAATGCTACACTATAAAAGAATTTAACAGCACTACTCATCATGGTTTACTTTTCCACCTTATTGCACGACCACACTTGTAAGAAGAATTTACACCCAGCCACTGCATTTACAAGTTGGtatgcactttatttttgttttctttacaaGGAGCCGCACACCCATCTATAGATTCAGTTAAAATGCACAGAGGCCCTTAACAGCAAACCACTCCCTGGCTGTACACGCAGAGTACTCTGAGTCTCATGAGGGGGACTGACCTCACTAAAGTAAAGCTATACCAGATTCTGTAATGAGTGAGGCAATCTTCTTTGCCAATTAAAACGAGCCTTAACGTCTTTAAAGACCCAGTTTACTAATGCACATTTGGGCTCACCGTGCACCCCTTTAAGCCCTGCAAGCTCATGAAGGCTAGGAAGAGCCCGCTGACAGCACTGTTGTCTTTCATCAGCACTGGTGTCCAGCTGACTTCGGAGACGGCTAATTGGAAACACACTTGTTTACAGTCACTGTGGATGGAGAGAGTGGGTGCTAAGAGCAAAAGCCAGTGCTGCAGGAgacggaggaggaggggaaacCATTGCACCACTCTTCACCTCGGCTAAAAGATTCCGATCCACATtaacagtaggcctacagttgGTTCACTCACAGGTTCTTTTCGGTCAGGAGTAATTTATAAACCAAGAAAAATGATCATAAtcttgtgaaaaatgtttttgccatTGATATAGACAAATCATTAGGTCATGGTAAGAGAAAATACCCCATATGTAGGcctaatataaaaataacatcACACAGAGAGTTAAGATGATTTTGGAGGTAACCGTTTCAACCGGAAGATATTTTTGAAGTCTCATCACTTTATTTAGAGGTTAAACAATTAGTCAGTCAATTGATAGAAGAACACAATTGTtttgatcaacattttttttttgcttcttaaatgtgaacatttgctggttttcttagTCTTCTATGATAGTGACCTAAATATTTATCGGTTTTGGACtattggtcggacaaaacaagacatttctagATATTACATCAGCTATTTATAGGTACACAAGGTGTTTACATCAGGCATCTGTATGGGCACCTACTGCCCATATATGAGGTCCTTGCAGATAGTTGTTGATCCTGTCATACAGCTCTTGTCACATGATGTTATTAAAGTTACCTTAGTTCATATAACAAGTGTGTAAATAACAGTCACCATGGGCTCTGGGAACTTGTGATGGGCATTGTTTGCTATTtgctgatattttatagactgTGACAGTGTAGCAAACCaagaaaataatctaaaaatgaTCTTTTCTTGGGAAACTAGTTTGCAGCCATGAATAAGCTGGAATCGGAAGCATGTCCTGATGACACCAGAGTTTAATGGTTACAAGGAAAGCTGTGCAGTGCAAAGAGATGTGTCTCTTGCTGCACACTTTCATGTCACTgttcatagccatatttattctgctcttataacactgcaatatatttcttgtcctgcctatgtaCCAtctgcacttttctgctttttttgcacttctggttggacgcaaactgcatttcgttgtctttgtacttgtacactgcacaatgacaaagttgaatctaatctaaaaaaaaaaaaactgtgcacTGCAACAGGGTACagccaacatacagtatgtagttaAAGACTTAAATCTTGCATCactatttcacttttttaaaaccaTCTAATATTTAAAGAGTGGAAAATTAAAAttgttttcataaaaatgtaacatgTCAGAAAGTCTGTGATGCTTTGTTATTATCTGTGGACTTGATGCTTGTGGCTGCAGCAATAAGAAATAACTACTTTGTGATGCAGACAAGTATACAGTAGCTATATCTCTTTTTTACCTGCTGCTCACAGGTACATGGAAGTATAAAATACACATGCCTACCAAATGCAGAATGCACCTATTGTGCACATCATTTTCAGTGTCTCCAGTCCTATATTTTCTCCACACTACTTTAAAGAACAGAAGAACAAAAGCACTCCCAAGAGGAGAACACTCTGATTCATTACTGCCAATAAAAACCCATAAAAATACCCAGAAGAAGAAACAAGCCAGCAGTAGCATTACAGCTTAAGATTATGAAATTCTTCCTGCCCTTAAAGTAAAAAAGACCAGGGATCTACCATAGCTTTAACATATATGTAACCATTCTGCTGCACAGAAACTATCCATAGCCATCTTATATTGTTCACATAGGCCTATATGTTCCCTTTGAAATGTTGCAGCGTTTGTTAGTAAACATTCACACATGAATCATATCTGTGTGCACTGTGGTGTGATTTAAGATGCCGGATGATAAAAATCCCCCATCTTTTGacataagaaatatatatattttttatattcatcAAGTGTATGAGCGCATTCGACAGCAGATGTAGGCTATATCACATTTTCTCAATTATATAATAAAGAGCAAGAGTTGTTTTTCAGATCCGAAGGACGACTACTCTGTTTTAAATGACATGCATATATGGATCATatcaaaatgtcaataaaaagcTGTGCAACGCACTGATTTTAGTTGCGTTTaagggacacacacatactagaCTGCTGCACGGCTGGCTTGCGGCACAAAttcccctcccccccaaaaagCAGATGATGGCATCGCAGCCGTGGGTGTGGGGGGGTTGTTCCTTTCAGTGGCACGGCCTGCGAATCGCATGACCACCTCAGCCTGCGTAAACTCATCACGCTATTACAGAAatgattataaaaataaaaaggcagagacgTGGAAAAGTGGGAGGACTGGCCTTTCACACGAACCAGACAGAGCCATCATATTAAAACTCGTCATCTTGATTAGATCAAGATGCAGTCTGAAATCAGACTTTGGTGTCTGGCCAAATCTGTTGAATTATAGTAGGCCTAGTCGTTAAATCTGCTGCGAGATTGCTGAAATGAAACCGCCAACATTGTCTAAACACAACGTGAAAGGGTTAGTTATACTACACTAGTCACAGCTGCTGGGCTCAACTGGAAATTAATTTCCCCATAcggctgcttttattttgaagcggTAACGTTACGGGCGCACGTGTTAATTATATAACAAGAGAGCTAAGCCATGATGAGAGCCTACTCGGCCATTTATACAATATAGTAAATTACAAAACTTTTCCCGGTTGAGATTTCGAGCACCTAAACCATATCAGTCTAGGTttacagcactttaaaaaaaatgcagctaAGCAGAACACAGAAGATACCTTTATGCTGCAATTTGCAACTTCATGAACAGCCGGCCATTTCGGATGTGTAGATCCAGCAGTATGTAAGGGATTCACTCTTTTGGGAAATTGTAAGAAAGGAGCTTCAGCTAGACCACGTTTTTAATAGTAAAGAAATTTAGCAAAAATACCACACATGTATATAACGTTATATAAATAAGGTTATGAAGGAAACCCTTAAACCTGCTGGACAAAAGGTCTACAGCGATGGTGGCTGTTCAATGAAAAGCCACGTGGAGAGGAGCCGTTGTTCTGGTCTTATTAGCCTAGCtagtaatcagattacataGATGCCTTTTAGTTAAAACCGACCTTTGATGAATAAATATGATGCCCAATCAAGCAAGGTAGAGACTTTAACTGCAATTTGTAACATGGTTTATTAAGAAATGACAAACTCATGAGTACATTTTTCGATGAGAAGATTCTTGACTTACAACAGAACTACAAAAACGTATTGGTCAGCAATAACACGGACATTTTTCTTCAGGAGCGCATCTTTGAAATCAGCCAGTCAATGGATGATGTTGAATCAGAGAAGGTTTACTAGTCGTGTTGATCGCGGTATCCTCCAGAGCGCTCGCCATATCCTCCGCTTGAGTATGATCCGCGACTCCTGTAGCCGCCTCCGCCACCAcggccgccgccgccgccgccatATCTCCCCTCGTTACTGGAGCTTCTGTCGCCGTAGCTTCTGTCGCTCCTGTCTCCATATCCTCCTCCGCCACCGTATCCTCCGCCTCCTCGGTCACGGCCGCCGAATCCACCACCGCCTCGTCCTCCTCGGCCCGATCCGAAGCCTCCTCCTCTGGAGCGCCCGCCGCCCTTTCCTGCTTCATCGACGCGAATAGTCCGACCATCTAGAGTCTTGCCGTTCATGCCCTCCATCGCATCTTTGGCATCTTCTGAATTATCGAATGTCACAAAGCCAAAACCGCGGGATCTCCCCGTCTCTCGGTCTAGGATCACATCTACTTTCTCGATGTTGCCATATTTGCCGAAGGCCTCAGCCAGAGAGTCCTCGTTGGTGTCGTAGCTCAGTCCACCGATGAACAATTTACCATCTTCCGACATTTTTAGTGTAGCTTTTCACAAGCAGGAGTCGAGAAGCTGATGAGAGGAGCTGCAGGTCgaatgagagaaaggaaaaggagCGCTTCGcttcttctttgtgtttttttggcgGGCTGCAATACCAAATTTAGGTGCACACAGTAGCGCTTAGCTTCCGCATTGTGTTTCCTTCCGCATCGTGTTCCCTTTGCCATCGCTTCTGGGTCGGAAGTGACGTCTGTTACAAATCAGCCAATGACTGCGCttgtcccagaatgcattgcatcACACACTGCACGCcgtggatgtattataagactcAAGCTATTAGTAACTTTGTAGCCAAGGAAAATAGATTTAATACCAGAGCTTTCTCTTGCTCTAAATCCTATCACAGCCTCAGACTGGCAAGCATTGTGGGTGTCAGCATTACAGCATAAAACCAACAGACAAGGTTGAGTTTAAATAATATTTCAACAGCATCATATCCACATAAAGGTTATGTCAGTGATCTCACTGAGGCTCAAACATATCAATATGTGTTATTTATAATTGCACAGGTTTGGTGGGATATTTTCTTGTGGGGTGAGTGCTTACAAAAACCAAGTGTCACACTCAAAAGTTCAGCTTTTTGCAACAAATCATGCCATTTCTAGGCTGATCTATTTCCCTTGACTGTAGTCAGGAAACTGCATAATTTAAACCTCACTGCAGTATAAAGTAAGTAAACGACAATTGTTAAAATACTGGTTATCTGTAATCATGATGTTGTACTGCTAATAGTCGAAAATATGTGTAATAAGTCAGCATATTTCAGAAGTATTTGGGTATTAACCAGCCTATGCTAAGAATTACCAAGTTAGTTTGCTAAGTTAGTACATTCATGACTCTGTTCACTGTGTCTGCAGATGTTGTTGCCTATGTTGATGTGTGATCATCAGACAAAACAGCAAACTATTTGAAACCATTCgttcagcagctgcagccaaTGGGAGCTCATATGAGACTGCAgcgcacatatacacatttgcACTATATTGTATACCATTGACTGTATTCACAgacaataaatatatgtatacttTGCAAAAACCTAAATGCCTTTTCTCTTAACATTCAATAAACAAGTCACACACGTAGTCTTCGATAACGGTCACCCGGCTACATGGAGGAAAGCGAAGAAAAGTGATGCGAGGCTCGTCTCTGTGATCTTGGTATGCAGGTAAGAATAACACAGTTGTGTACTTCTTTAACTTCaacaattatatattttttgattgTATTGTTATAAAGATGATGTTGTTAATCATTACTTGATCTCTTTATGTGGCTTATTTTTGGTGAAATGACGTCCAGATGTTACGACGATGGCGTGCATTGGGATGGGGAGTTGTATCCAGCCTTTAATGATGAAAGCAACCCTGTGTTGAAGAACAAGAAAGTGAGTAGAGGCAAAATTACATGAAATGTTGGTGTCACAGTTTAAACTGTCATTgtaaatcagtgttggaccacTCTTTGTCAATCCATACATTGTGCTGATTTTGGCTCACTGACCAAGGTCTTTtcttaaaaggacaattccggtgcaaaat
This region of Sander vitreus isolate 19-12246 chromosome 20, sanVit1, whole genome shotgun sequence genomic DNA includes:
- the fyna gene encoding tyrosine-protein kinase fyna; the encoded protein is MGCVQCKDKEAAKLTDDRETSLSHNSGYRYGSDPTPQHYPSFGVTTIPNYNNFHSGATQGVTVFGGVHSSSQSGTLRSRGGTGVTLFVALYDYEARTEDDLSFRKGERFQILNSTEGDWWEARSLTTGGTGYIPSNYVAPVDSIQAEDWYFGKLGRKDAERQLLSNGNARGTFLIRESETTKGAYSLSIQDWDDVKGDHVKHYKIRKLDSGGYYITTRAQFETLQQLVQHYSARAAGLCCRLIIPCHKGMPRLTDLSVKTKDVWEIPRESLQLIKRLGNGQFGEVWMGTWNGTTKVAVKTLKPGTMSPESFLEEAQIMKKLRHDKLVQLYAVVSEEPIYIVTEYMCKGSLLDFLKDGEGRGLKLPNLVDMAAQVAAGMAYIERMNYIHRDLRSANILVGESLVCKIADFGLARLIEDNEYTARQGAKFPIKWTAPEAALYGKFTIKSDVWSFGILLTELVTKGRVPYPGMNNREVLEQVERGYRMPCPQDCPSSLHELMVQCWKKDPEERPTFEYLQAFLEDYFTATEPQYQPGDNL